Genomic DNA from Streptomyces diastaticus subsp. diastaticus:
CCGAGGATCTTCTCCACGACGGCCTGGGCGCGGCTGATGGTGCCCTCGGAGGTGGTCAGCGCCGGGATCAGCTCGACCAGACTCTGGATGGGCGCCGGGTTGAAGAAGTGGATACCGATGACCTGGTCCGGGCGGGAGGTCGCCACGGCCAGCTTGACCAGCGGGATGGAGGAGGTGTTGGAGGCCAGGATGGCGTCCTCCCGGGTCACGACCTGGTCCAGGACCTGGAAGATCTCCGTCTTGACCTGCTCGTTCTCCACCACGGCCTCGATCACGAGGTCGCGGTCGGCGAACTCCCCGAGGTCGGTGGTGAAGGTCAGCCGCTCCAGCGTCTCGGTCAGCTCGTCCTCAGTGATCTTTCCGCGCGCCGCTGCCTTGGTGAGGGAGTTCTGGAGGCGGGTCCGGCCGATCTCCAGGGCCTCGCCGGTGGTTTCGGCGACCATCACGTCGAGTCCGGCGCGGGCGAACACCTCGGCGATGCCCGCTCCCATCTGGCCGCAGCCGACTACGCCGACGCGTGCGATATCCGCCATCGAGTCCGTCCTCGTGTCTCTCGCTGATCTTCGGACCGGCTACGTCCAGGGTGTGGACGTGCGCCTGAACGCTGAACGTTACTCCGGATGAGTGCTCGCCTGCCGAGGCGGGGCCTACGCACCGGACCATGAACACCCCCGTAAAGGAGCAAGAGGATGGAAAAGGTGCCGAACGGTCAAAAGTGGCATCCGGTGCCCAGGGGTGAGGTTCGGCCCGGTCTCGGCCGGGTGTGTCGATCGGCTGGTTCCGTGCGAGGGGGCCAGCCGGGTTGTGAGTATTCGCACGCCGTGCGTCGCCGCGCGGCCTCCGGGCGCATCCCGGACGGAGGTGGGTGCGCCGCCCGAGTGCGGCTTTCCGCGACCATGGGGCCCCCGCGCAAGGTAGGGAGAGGCCCGGGTGCCTCGGCGTCGACCGGAAAGGGACAGCCGCGGACGCTCAGTCGCGGGCGCGTTGGGTGACGGCGATGCAGATCAGTACGCCCGCCGCCGCCAGTGGGGCCGCCCAGGTCAGTTCCTCGCCGAGCAGCCCGTACGACCAGGCCAGCGTCATCAGAGGCTGGGCCAGCTGGAGCTGGCTGGCCCGGGCCACGCCGATCCCGGCCATGCCCCGGTACCAGACGTACAGCCCGAGGAAGGTCGATCCGGCGGCGACCCAGGCCAGGCCCACCGCGCCGTGCGCGCTCCAGTGGACCGGCTCCAGCGCGAGGGCGACCGCCGACCCGGCGACCGTGACGGGCAGGCAGAGCACCAGTGCCCAGCCGACCACCTGCCAGCCCGGCATCCGGGAGGCGAGCCGGCCGCCCTCCGTGTAGCCGGCGGCGCAGACCAGCAACGCGCCGAACAGGTACAGGTCGCCGACGGACAGAGCGCCGCCGCTCTGCTGCCAGGTGAAGGCGGCCACCACCGCCGCACCCGCCACGGCGGCCGCCCAGAAGGGGCGTGAGGGGCGGCGGCCGGTGCGCAGCGCCGCGAAGAGGGCCGTGGTGAGCGGCAGCAGGCCCACCACCACGGCCGCGTGCGCGGTCGACGAGGTGCCCAGCGCCAGCGTCGTCAGCAGCGGGAAGCCGATCACCACGCCTCCGCCGACAACCGCGAGTCCGGCCCAGTGCCGCCGGTCCGGCAGGGGTACTCGCCACATCAGCAGGAACGCCCCGGCGACGGCGGCGGCCAGTACGCCCCGCAGGGCCACCAGCGACCACGGGCCGAAGCTCTCCAGCCCCCAGACCGTGGAGGGGAAAGTCAGCGAGAAGCAGAAGACGCCCGACAGGGCGAGGGCGGTGCCGGCGCCGGTCCCGGCGCCTCGGCCCGCCGGCCGAGCTGAAGAGGGGGCGTGCGGGGGAGTGACCGCTTTCGCGGTGCGGCCGGTAGCGCTACTCTGTGCTCTCATGGCTGAGCGTAGCAGTGTGGCGGAGTTGGCGGGCATCCTGCGCAAGGAGATACACCGCTACTCTCCGGGCGAGCGTCTTCCGTCGAGCAGGGAGCTGGTCGAGCGGCACCGGGTCAGCCCGGTCACCGTCTCCCGGGCCCTCGCCCAGCTCGCCGCCGAGGGCGCCGTCGTCACCCGGCCCGGCGCCGGCGCCTACCGGGCAGAGCCGCGCGGCGGAGCCGTCCCGGCGCCCGGGGACACCTCCTGGCAGGAGGTCGCCCTGTCGGCCCAGACCGGCGCCGGACCCGTACCCCGCTCGGTCGACGCCTCCGGCGTCCTCGCCACGCTGGCCGCACCGCCTCCGGGCGTCGTCGAGTTCAGCGGTGGCTACCTCCACCCCTCGCTCCAGCCCGAACGGGTGCTGGCCACCGCCCTCGCCCGTGCCGGACGCCGGCCGGGGGCGTGGAACCGGCCGCCCACCGACGGGCTTCCCGAGCTGCGGGCCTGGTTCGCCCGGGAGATCGCCGGGGCCGGCGGGGAGAGCGGCCCGACCGGCGCGGACGTACTGATCACGGCGGGCGGTCAGTCGGCACTGACCACGGCTCTGCGGGCGCTGGCTCCGCCGGGCGCCCCCGTCCTCGTGGAGTCGCCGACCTACCCGGGCATGCTCGCCGTCGCCCGGGCGGCCGGGCAGCGCCCGGTCCCCGTGCCCGTCGACGCGGACGGCCTGCGGCCCGAGCTGTTCGCGGCGGCGCTGCGGGCCACCGGCGCCCGCGTCCTCGTCTGCCAGCCGCTCTTCCAGAATCCGACCGGCGCCGTGCTGGCGCGGGAACGGCGCCGCGAAGTGGTGCGCGTCGCCCGCGAGGCGGGGGCGTTCGTCATCGAGGACGACTTCGCTCGGAGCCTGGCCCACGAGGACGCCGGGCCGCTGCCGCCACCGCTCGCCGCCGACGACCCGGACGGCGTCGTGGTCCATCTCCGTTCCCTCACCAAGATCACCTCGCCGAGCCTGCGGGTCGGCGCGCTCGCCGCCCGGGGGCCGGTGATGGAGCGGCTGCGCGCCATCCATGTGGTCGACCAGTTCTTCGTCCCGCGTCCTCTCCAGGAGGCCGCCCTCGAACTGGTCGGCTCCCCGGCCTGGCCCCGCCACCTGCGCGCCGTCGCCGCCGCGCTGCGGCCGCGCCGCGACCACCTGGCCGCCGGACTGCGCCGCTGGGTGCCGGCCCTTTCACCCGTCGCCGTCCCGCGTGGCGGTTTCCACCTCTGGGTCCGCGCCCCCGAGGGCACCGACGAGGCCGTCCTGGTCGGGGCGGCGTTGCGGGCCGGTGTCGCGGTCACCCCCGGCAGGCCGTACTTCTGCGCCGAGCCGCCCGCCGTCCATCTGCGTCTGGGATTCGCCGCCACCGCCGGTACGGCGGAGATCACCGAAGGGGTCCGCCGCCTCCGTACCGCCTGCGCCCAGGCGCTGCCCCGCGGCACCGGGGAAGGGGAGCCGGTGTCCGCGTGATTCGGCTGCGCGCTCCCCCTCCCGCCTGCCAACCTCGCCCTGTGATCGACACCCAGGAACTTCTCGACGCCACCGCCCGCCACCCGCTGCCCCCGGAGTACGTCTGCTCCGCCGACCCCGGCCGCTTCGACGCGGACCTCGTCCACCACTGGCTCTCCACCGACGCCTACTGGGCGTTGGGCCGCACCCGCGAGGCCCAGGCGCAGATGCTCGACGGCTCGCTCGTCTACGGGGCGTACGAGAAGGAGTCCGGCGCGCAGGTGGGATGCGCGCGGGTCGTCACCGACCTGGCCGCCTTCGCCTACCTCTGCGACGTCTACATCGCGCCGGGCGCCCGGGGGCGTGGGCTCGGCACCTCCTTCGTGGCCGCTGTTCTCGCCGACGTGGCCGGGCGGGCGCCGCACGGTGTGCGCCGCGTCCTGCTCGCCACCGACGACGCACACGGGGTCTACGCCAAGCTGGGCTTCACCCCGCTGCCGCACCCCGAGCAGTGGATGGTCCTCGGCAACTCCTGACCCGGCGTGCGGCGGCGGCCCGTGAGGCGGTCTTGAGCCCCA
This window encodes:
- a CDS encoding aminotransferase-like domain-containing protein, translated to MAERSSVAELAGILRKEIHRYSPGERLPSSRELVERHRVSPVTVSRALAQLAAEGAVVTRPGAGAYRAEPRGGAVPAPGDTSWQEVALSAQTGAGPVPRSVDASGVLATLAAPPPGVVEFSGGYLHPSLQPERVLATALARAGRRPGAWNRPPTDGLPELRAWFAREIAGAGGESGPTGADVLITAGGQSALTTALRALAPPGAPVLVESPTYPGMLAVARAAGQRPVPVPVDADGLRPELFAAALRATGARVLVCQPLFQNPTGAVLARERRREVVRVAREAGAFVIEDDFARSLAHEDAGPLPPPLAADDPDGVVVHLRSLTKITSPSLRVGALAARGPVMERLRAIHVVDQFFVPRPLQEAALELVGSPAWPRHLRAVAAALRPRRDHLAAGLRRWVPALSPVAVPRGGFHLWVRAPEGTDEAVLVGAALRAGVAVTPGRPYFCAEPPAVHLRLGFAATAGTAEITEGVRRLRTACAQALPRGTGEGEPVSA
- a CDS encoding DMT family transporter; this encodes MRAQSSATGRTAKAVTPPHAPSSARPAGRGAGTGAGTALALSGVFCFSLTFPSTVWGLESFGPWSLVALRGVLAAAVAGAFLLMWRVPLPDRRHWAGLAVVGGGVVIGFPLLTTLALGTSSTAHAAVVVGLLPLTTALFAALRTGRRPSRPFWAAAVAGAAVVAAFTWQQSGGALSVGDLYLFGALLVCAAGYTEGGRLASRMPGWQVVGWALVLCLPVTVAGSAVALALEPVHWSAHGAVGLAWVAAGSTFLGLYVWYRGMAGIGVARASQLQLAQPLMTLAWSYGLLGEELTWAAPLAAAGVLICIAVTQRARD
- a CDS encoding GNAT family N-acetyltransferase; this translates as MIDTQELLDATARHPLPPEYVCSADPGRFDADLVHHWLSTDAYWALGRTREAQAQMLDGSLVYGAYEKESGAQVGCARVVTDLAAFAYLCDVYIAPGARGRGLGTSFVAAVLADVAGRAPHGVRRVLLATDDAHGVYAKLGFTPLPHPEQWMVLGNS
- a CDS encoding 3-hydroxybutyryl-CoA dehydrogenase; the encoded protein is MADIARVGVVGCGQMGAGIAEVFARAGLDVMVAETTGEALEIGRTRLQNSLTKAAARGKITEDELTETLERLTFTTDLGEFADRDLVIEAVVENEQVKTEIFQVLDQVVTREDAILASNTSSIPLVKLAVATSRPDQVIGIHFFNPAPIQSLVELIPALTTSEGTISRAQAVVEKILGKHAIRAQDRSGFVVNALLIPYLLSAIRMFESGIASREDIDNGMELGCAHPMGPLKLSDLIGLDTVASVADSMYAEYKEPLYAAPPLLQRMVDAGRLGRKTGSGFYAYQ